A part of Desulfomicrobium baculatum DSM 4028 genomic DNA contains:
- the prmC gene encoding peptide chain release factor N(5)-glutamine methyltransferase: MPSRKTLLEHWERLLQQSGVDSPRLSAQVLLAHILGMERLDMLLDVGAPVDEPCRLRMDELGVRRMKGEPVAYLVGEKEFYGFTFRVGPGVLIPRPETELILDHLLESLDTNARLQVLDIGTGSGALAVSCANLFPYSCVAAVDISFEALKVACKNALLHDVQDRIVFLQGDLLESLRIDSFDVVLANLPYVPLTTKKTLSREVLCHEPHSALFSGLDGLDCYRALARSLSGAMKPGALLLCEIDHSQGLAVIDLFSGIAQNVRILKDYAGLDRLAIVVF, encoded by the coding sequence ATGCCGTCCCGCAAAACACTACTCGAGCACTGGGAGCGATTGCTGCAGCAAAGCGGTGTCGACTCTCCCCGTCTTTCCGCGCAGGTTCTGCTTGCACACATCCTCGGCATGGAGCGGCTCGACATGCTCCTTGATGTTGGCGCGCCTGTGGACGAGCCCTGCCGTTTGCGGATGGACGAGCTCGGCGTGCGGCGGATGAAAGGCGAACCCGTGGCCTACCTTGTGGGTGAAAAGGAATTTTACGGTTTTACCTTTCGCGTTGGCCCCGGAGTGCTCATCCCCCGGCCCGAAACTGAGCTTATCCTCGACCATCTGCTGGAATCGCTAGACACGAATGCACGTTTGCAGGTCCTGGATATCGGCACCGGCAGCGGTGCTCTGGCCGTATCGTGCGCCAATCTTTTCCCTTATTCTTGTGTCGCGGCGGTGGACATCTCCTTTGAAGCGCTCAAGGTCGCCTGCAAAAATGCGCTGCTTCATGATGTCCAGGACCGGATTGTGTTCTTGCAGGGCGACCTGCTTGAATCCTTGCGCATTGATTCTTTTGACGTTGTTTTGGCAAACCTGCCTTATGTGCCGCTGACAACTAAGAAAACGCTTAGTAGGGAAGTCCTCTGTCACGAACCGCATAGCGCGCTCTTTTCCGGGCTCGACGGCCTTGATTGTTACCGTGCGCTGGCCCGCTCGCTCAGCGGTGCCATGAAGCCTGGGGCCTTGCTGCTGTGCGAAATTGATCATAGCCAGGGTTTGGCCGTGATCGACCTGTTTTCAGGGATTGCGCAGAATGTGCGGATTTTGAAGGATTATGCAGGGCTTGATCGGCTAGCTATTGTTGTTTTTTAG
- the atpE gene encoding ATP synthase F0 subunit C: MRKGFLSVLATVALVAVASSAFAAEAAPEVISTIAWAASLGMAIAAAGCGIAQGLAVKAACEGTARNPEASGKITVTMLIGLALIESLAIYALVVNLILLFANPFVG; encoded by the coding sequence ATGCGTAAAGGTTTTCTGTCCGTACTGGCCACTGTCGCTCTGGTAGCTGTCGCTTCTTCCGCATTCGCCGCTGAAGCTGCTCCTGAAGTCATCTCCACCATCGCTTGGGCCGCTTCCTTGGGAATGGCCATCGCCGCTGCTGGTTGTGGCATCGCCCAGGGTCTTGCCGTCAAGGCTGCTTGCGAAGGCACCGCCCGCAACCCCGAAGCTTCCGGCAAAATCACTGTTACCATGCTGATCGGTCTTGCTCTGATCGAATCTCTGGCCATTTACGCTCTGGTTGTTAACCTGATCCTGCTGTTCGCCAACCCCTTCGTTGGCTAA
- the prfA gene encoding peptide chain release factor 1 yields the protein MVDKLESLAAKYRELEREMSTPEIFQDQERYRKIAKKHAELDEIVKAFELYKTLLREMAENQELAKDSDPELCEMAQAEIVLLKAAIGEQEKVLKQLLTPKDPLDEKNIILEIRAGTGGEEAALFVADIFRMYSRYAELHSWRVEVLSSSDTGTGGFKEIIASVSGTNVYSKLKYESGAHRVQRVPATESQGRIHTSAITVAILPEAEEVDVKIDPNDIRVDVFRSSGPGGQSVNTTDSAIRITHLATGLVVICQDEKSQHKNKAKALKVLRSRLLQAAQDETKKAYDDNRKSQVGSGDRSERIRTYNYPQGRVTDHRINLTLYNLDQAMEGHIDDIIDGLVQHYQAEAMKES from the coding sequence ATGGTCGATAAATTAGAAAGTCTTGCGGCAAAGTACCGCGAACTTGAGCGCGAGATGAGCACTCCTGAGATATTTCAGGATCAGGAGCGCTATCGGAAAATCGCCAAGAAGCATGCTGAGCTTGACGAAATCGTCAAGGCTTTTGAGCTGTACAAGACATTGCTCCGCGAGATGGCTGAAAATCAGGAACTGGCCAAGGACTCCGACCCGGAACTTTGCGAAATGGCCCAGGCGGAGATCGTCCTGCTCAAAGCCGCAATCGGGGAGCAGGAGAAGGTGCTCAAACAGCTTTTGACCCCCAAAGATCCCTTGGATGAGAAAAACATCATCCTTGAGATCCGAGCCGGCACCGGCGGTGAAGAAGCAGCTCTCTTTGTCGCCGATATTTTCAGGATGTATTCCCGCTACGCGGAGTTGCATTCTTGGCGCGTGGAAGTTTTGAGCAGCAGCGATACCGGGACTGGCGGCTTTAAGGAAATTATCGCTTCCGTCTCGGGTACCAACGTTTACAGCAAGCTCAAGTACGAATCGGGCGCGCATCGTGTACAGCGCGTCCCCGCAACGGAAAGCCAGGGCCGGATTCATACTTCGGCCATCACCGTTGCGATCCTGCCGGAAGCGGAAGAGGTCGATGTGAAGATCGATCCGAACGATATTCGCGTGGATGTGTTCCGCTCTTCCGGCCCTGGCGGGCAGTCGGTCAACACGACAGATTCGGCCATCCGCATCACCCATCTCGCCACAGGCTTGGTCGTCATCTGCCAGGACGAGAAGTCGCAGCACAAGAACAAGGCCAAAGCACTCAAAGTGCTCAGGTCCAGGCTGCTGCAGGCCGCCCAGGATGAGACGAAAAAGGCCTATGATGATAATCGCAAGTCGCAGGTTGGTTCCGGCGATCGATCGGAACGTATCCGGACCTACAATTACCCGCAGGGGCGAGTGACCGACCACCGCATCAACCTTACGCTTTATAATCTTGATCAGGCCATGGAAGGTCACATTGATGATATCATCGATGGCCTGGTTCAGCATTATCAAGCAGAAGCCATGAAAGAAAGCTGA
- a CDS encoding redox-sensing transcriptional repressor Rex → MKSAHIPRATIQRLAVYVQVLETLLQEGDSVISSDGLARACGVNPSQIRKDLAYFGEFGVRGVGYYVQDLLTAIKQSLGIDRTWNVALVGVGNLGRALLRHGIFRRRGFILVGAFDCDPFKIGEEVAGLEVVCSRRLKEKVSELEIEIGIITTPPERAQRAANYLIEAGVRGIVNFAPARISVPENVAVEYVDFMHHIFSVAFNISINQSKGLS, encoded by the coding sequence TTGAAAAGCGCCCATATACCTCGCGCCACGATTCAGCGATTGGCTGTTTACGTACAAGTTCTGGAGACGCTCCTTCAAGAGGGGGATTCCGTCATTTCTTCAGACGGCCTGGCCCGTGCCTGCGGCGTGAACCCTTCGCAGATTCGAAAAGATCTGGCTTATTTTGGTGAATTCGGCGTGCGAGGCGTCGGATACTATGTTCAGGATTTATTGACCGCCATCAAACAGTCTCTGGGTATCGACCGGACATGGAATGTCGCATTGGTCGGAGTCGGGAATTTGGGGCGGGCATTACTCAGGCATGGTATTTTCAGGCGCCGAGGGTTTATTCTTGTGGGTGCCTTTGATTGTGATCCCTTCAAGATTGGCGAGGAAGTCGCCGGTCTGGAGGTTGTCTGTTCGCGCCGACTCAAGGAAAAAGTCAGCGAACTCGAGATTGAAATAGGCATCATCACCACACCTCCCGAACGAGCCCAGCGTGCCGCCAATTATCTGATTGAAGCAGGTGTGCGGGGCATCGTGAATTTCGCGCCAGCCAGAATTTCTGTCCCGGAAAATGTTGCGGTTGAATACGTCGACTTCATGCACCATATTTTTTCCGTGGCCTTCAATATTTCGATCAATCAATCCAAGGGTCTTTCCTAA
- the rpmE gene encoding 50S ribosomal protein L31 — protein MKKDLHPKVYETAVRCACGYEFTTKSTVGAELSVEICSHCHPFFTGEQRFIDSAGRIDRFRKKYASLAK, from the coding sequence ATGAAGAAAGATTTGCATCCCAAAGTTTATGAAACCGCGGTACGTTGTGCCTGCGGATACGAGTTCACCACCAAGTCCACTGTTGGCGCGGAACTCAGTGTTGAAATTTGCTCGCATTGCCATCCCTTTTTTACTGGTGAGCAGCGGTTTATCGATTCGGCCGGTCGTATCGACAGGTTCAGAAAGAAATACGCCAGCTTGGCAAAATAA
- the tuf gene encoding elongation factor Tu, whose translation MAKQKFERKKPHVNIGTIGHIDHGKTTLTAAITKIASLKGGGSFVAFDEIDKAPEEKERGITIATAHVEYETANRHYAHVDCPGHADYIKNMITGAAQMDGAIIVVAATDGPMPQTREHILLARQVGVPYVVVFLNKVDLVDDEELIELVDMEVRELLSKYEFPGDDVPVIRGSALKALESDTADSEDAKCILELLDACDSYIPAPIRETDKPFLMPIEDVFSISGRGTVVTGRVERGIVRVGEEVEIVGITDTRKTTCTGVEMFRKLLDEGQAGDNIGALLRGVKRDDVERGQVLAKPGSITPHTKFSAEVYVLSKEEGGRHTPFFSGYRPQFYFRTTDITGVVTLDEGIEMIMPGDNTTFHVHLINPIAMEKGLRFAIREGGRTVGAGVVSEIVE comes from the coding sequence ATGGCCAAGCAAAAATTTGAAAGAAAAAAGCCGCACGTCAATATCGGTACGATTGGTCATATCGACCACGGCAAGACGACGTTGACCGCCGCAATCACGAAGATTGCGAGCCTCAAGGGCGGCGGATCCTTTGTAGCGTTCGATGAGATCGACAAGGCTCCTGAAGAGAAGGAACGCGGTATCACCATTGCAACCGCGCACGTCGAGTACGAGACCGCCAATCGTCACTATGCCCACGTGGATTGCCCCGGTCACGCCGACTACATCAAGAACATGATCACCGGCGCGGCCCAGATGGACGGCGCGATCATCGTTGTTGCGGCCACCGACGGTCCCATGCCCCAGACTCGTGAGCACATCCTGCTCGCCCGTCAGGTTGGCGTTCCTTATGTCGTGGTGTTCCTGAACAAGGTCGACCTTGTTGACGATGAAGAATTGATCGAACTGGTAGACATGGAAGTGCGCGAACTGCTGTCCAAGTACGAGTTCCCCGGCGACGACGTTCCGGTCATCCGCGGTTCCGCCTTGAAGGCGCTGGAAAGCGACACTGCCGACAGCGAAGACGCCAAGTGCATTCTTGAGCTGTTGGACGCTTGCGACTCTTACATTCCCGCTCCGATTCGCGAGACCGATAAGCCCTTCCTGATGCCTATCGAAGACGTGTTCTCCATTTCCGGTCGCGGCACTGTCGTCACCGGTCGTGTCGAGCGCGGCATCGTGCGCGTTGGCGAGGAAGTCGAGATCGTCGGTATCACCGATACCCGCAAGACGACCTGCACCGGCGTTGAAATGTTCCGCAAGCTTCTTGACGAAGGTCAGGCCGGCGACAACATCGGCGCCCTGCTTCGCGGCGTGAAGCGTGACGATGTTGAGCGCGGCCAGGTACTTGCCAAGCCGGGCAGCATCACCCCGCACACGAAGTTCTCTGCGGAAGTGTACGTCCTGAGCAAGGAAGAAGGCGGTCGTCATACACCTTTCTTCTCCGGCTATCGTCCTCAGTTCTATTTCCGTACGACAGACATCACCGGTGTGGTGACTCTGGATGAAGGCATAGAAATGATCATGCCTGGTGACAACACGACTTTCCATGTGCATCTGATCAATCCGATCGCCATGGAAAAGGG
- the lpxC gene encoding UDP-3-O-acyl-N-acetylglucosamine deacetylase, which translates to MKQTTLRKEVRCSGVGLHSGQKVEMVLKPAPADTGVIFSLLTKSGRQVVVPEPGRVVGTGLATTLGTERAKVSTVEHLLAALVGLEIDNVLVEVDGEEIPILDGSASVYVYLINSAGIRVLDRPREIARIKRSLVFEQEGKRVVAKPYNGLKIDYRISFPHPQIGTQNFCFESTPLTFSHRIARARTFGFMKDVEWLQKNGLALGGSLENAVVFDDYGVVNPEGLRFADEMVRHKILDFMGDIAVGSHRLWGHFEVSCSGHDFNNKFMRYIFDNQSEYLDFVALEEPASVSSCPDPVLLPAGVPAWA; encoded by the coding sequence ATGAAACAGACTACACTACGAAAAGAAGTTCGATGCTCCGGTGTCGGTTTGCATAGCGGCCAGAAGGTTGAGATGGTGCTCAAGCCCGCGCCTGCCGATACGGGAGTTATTTTTTCGCTGTTGACCAAAAGTGGCCGTCAGGTCGTGGTGCCGGAACCTGGACGGGTTGTGGGCACAGGACTGGCTACGACTTTGGGTACCGAAAGGGCCAAGGTTTCCACGGTGGAGCACCTCCTGGCCGCCTTGGTCGGTTTGGAAATAGACAATGTTCTGGTCGAAGTTGATGGAGAAGAAATCCCCATTCTTGACGGGAGCGCTTCCGTATACGTGTATCTGATCAATTCCGCCGGAATCCGGGTGCTCGATCGTCCGCGCGAGATCGCCAGGATCAAGCGGTCCCTTGTCTTCGAGCAGGAGGGAAAGCGTGTCGTGGCCAAGCCATATAACGGCTTGAAGATCGACTACCGCATAAGTTTCCCCCATCCGCAGATCGGTACGCAGAATTTTTGTTTCGAGTCGACTCCGCTGACATTCTCCCACCGCATCGCCCGCGCCAGAACATTTGGTTTCATGAAGGATGTTGAGTGGTTGCAGAAAAATGGCCTGGCCCTTGGCGGGTCGCTTGAAAATGCGGTTGTTTTCGATGACTACGGTGTGGTCAACCCCGAGGGGTTGCGTTTTGCGGACGAAATGGTGCGTCACAAAATTTTGGATTTCATGGGCGACATCGCTGTCGGCAGTCATCGCTTGTGGGGCCATTTTGAAGTCTCCTGCTCCGGGCATGACTTCAATAATAAATTCATGCGTTATATTTTTGATAACCAGTCGGAATATCTGGACTTTGTCGCTCTTGAAGAGCCTGCGAGCGTCTCCAGCTGTCCCGACCCCGTGCTTTTGCCTGCCGGGGTGCCTGCCTGGGCTTGA